The Gossypium hirsutum isolate 1008001.06 chromosome D02, Gossypium_hirsutum_v2.1, whole genome shotgun sequence region CTAGCTATGCACTGCCTTAAcctcaaaataatgaaatttagaaaatgctaaaatatggttcaactctctctattttttgatattttaaaattcaagtttaatagTTAGCTTCATTAAAATTTTCTTGTTGAATTTATTGATGTggctttttgaaatttaaaaaatatttacttagTAGTTATATAACAAAAGAATCACGTCATAATGTACCTGAATTTAACTGAAGAAATTTTACAGTGTTGGatattaacaattggacttgcATTTTAAAATCCGAAAAATAGTAAGACTATCTcttgaaataaaattaagagactaaatttcaaatttataaaaaatacaaaaattttaaatatattttaacttttctataattataagttaatacaATAGTCAATTTTTGCTTTGGTCCctctaaaatttataattcaatattAATCCTCGTAAAATAATAAGGATGTTGGTCGTACTTCGaaagttttatttcatttgcACATCGTTGAACTCAAACCCATACTCTATAACATTGTAAAATAATAAGGATGTTGGTCATACTTCGaaagttttatttcatttgcACATCGTTGAACTCAAACCCATACTCTATAACATTATAGAGCATTTTTTTGGTAACACTCTCACCTGTAAAAGTACTATATGTGCTAGTCCAACTATACATGTTATAAATGGTTCATCTCTTCATATACTTGAGTTTAAATAACTACTTTGTAATTTTTCATGATTAgataaccaaaatttttttactaataattagaTGACTAAAAATATAACTTACCCATTAATATTTCTTCACTTCACTTTACAAATTTAGCTCTTAGACACTATTGTTATTGTTTTTACTTTTAAGTACgtatagttttttttaatgatatttgaattattaatttcatattattttatctaAAAATGTGGAATATCCAATAAATACATGTCAAGTgtcatttcttttattaaaaatcaattttgCAATTTAACCAAGGGGTTATTGCGGAGCTGTCCGTGAGAGTGGGTGGGAGCTTAGGAAAGGAAATGGAAAATTAGAGATTAggaattagaaataaaataaaataaaaacacaaaatgaTATTAACCTGTGATAATTCGACTtgaaaattcaaaacttcaaattcagaaaataatttcactaaactattaaataatatacattttgatcactcaactttaaaaaattataaagtagcCACTAAAtgattcaaaaaatttcatttaagtcGTTGAAATACACATAAATTACCATACGAActgtcatatttaaaaatttaatgttttcatcattattttcattaaaaaatagtAATTCAAGAAAGAATAAAAGTCAAATTGACAAAAGACGTAAACGTCAAGGGTTATATTTATCATTAtaccaatataaaaaaaaaactgatttcACAATAAACTTAGCTATCAAAATGAATGTTGTTCTAGAGAATATTGATTGTATAAATTTTTCTATACGCTTGGACGTTCACTTTCGATTCATTTTCGAAATCATATCCGAATATGTATCAAACACggatcattaaaaaaataataacagatTAATGCATTATCTCCAAAATTGAACTTCCATAAAGAAAAGTTTCAATTTCAGAAGCAAAGATAGACTGATGAAAATAACCTTCAAACAGGGATAAAAAGGTTCTTGTCAATTTATTCATAGAAACTCATTTCTACTTCTACAAAGTGAAAAGAGCAACCGCTAAATGAACTCTCAAAAGTAGTTGCTTTTCATTAAATACTAATAATACCAACCCTGGATTTGCTGTTTAAATCGGAACTAACCCGAGAACGATCGAATACTCTTTTTTCATATGGTAATATACCAatataagcaaataaaagaatACTAACCAATTCCACCAGCATCTTATTCTGCTCTAGATTGGCCAGCTCGGGAAGACAAGATGATGCCGACAATAAGGCCGTAAAGAGCCAAAGCTTCGGCAAAGATGAGGATAAGGATCATTCCAACAAAAAGTTTTGGTTGTTGTGCATTAGCTCTGCAAAACAAAGGAATTACTCAAttcaaatatgcaaaataaatggcaaacctatgttttaattcacgaggtctaattatgaatttcatcCCTGTACCTTATGAAATAAGTCCCTCTActttaatttgtcaaattttGGTTCTCGTACTTTATGAAAACTAAGAAGTTAGACTAGGTGTTCGTAAAGACATGAACTTGAGCTGCTAAGTTGTTGCTAATTCACTTTAGTGAGCTGCTGATTTCCAAGTCACGATTTAATGGCAAAGTTTAACAAAGTTATCCAATTGGACTAACTTCTCGGTTACCATAAAGCAGAGGGATGAAATTCAGAATCATACCCTTTTCATGAAAAACTCAAAACTTTTTCCACTAAAGCAATAGATAAACAAGATGATGCAAAGTAATGTCCTTATGATTAAGACAGTCTCACAAACTATAGCTTTATATTTCACTGTCACATACAATTATTTACCTAAAAAAACATGTAATCTAGCATTTGGTCTAAAACAGTAAAACTATGAAGGCCCTTGTACTAGTagtcggattgcattttgctctctctactcaaaaaatgggtaaaCTAGTCTTTAtaagttagatcaaagagcaaattggtccttctGTTAACAATTTCATTCATTAACATGAGGTTGAAAGTGGCTGGTTATTTCATCAACCATGCTAGTTTTTAACAAAACAAATGGacgaaatttttaataaaagattgatttgctctttaatctaacgtacAGTGACTAATTTGCCcaaggggcaaaatgcaatccgactACTATTATaggggcctccatgatacttttaccatctAACCTACAACTAGATCATTGTAATAAAAACCATGGATGGGAGGGCAgcaatagttattaaaatgaactAAAACCGGATAGGGAAATGGCAACGCTATGGTAGCAAAATCCACGAGTGCATTAAGCAACCGTGAAAAGTATAAATCAACAACAATAATGTCCAATCTGAAATAAAAACATGGATATAAAAGGCACTATATATACCTGACACCGGCATCACCAACAATTCCAATAGCCATTCCAGCAGAAAGACCGGCAAGGCCACAAGCAAGACCAGATGAAAGATGGGCATAACCATCGAAAAGGTAATACGATTTTGCCTTAGGATTGATCCCGGTACTAATAATGACAGCAATAATCAACCCGTAAATACCCAAAACACCAGCCATAACAACGGGTACAATCGATTTCATCACCAATTCTGGCCTCATCACACCCATAGATGCCACACCGACACCGCTCTTAGCGGTCCCGTATGCAGCTCCCATACCTAAATTcacaaattaaaaacatattttctttTCAACCCTAAATTATTGGATCCACATCTAAATTCCCAATCAGAACTAACAACTTTAAAGCGTGAAATTCACTCGGAtgaataaaaacaataatttatttcccaattattcatataaaaaattcataGATCCATGTCAAATATAATAGAATCTGCACGTAATTTACAATAAACattggaaattttgatttttatatcaATTGAAATCAAAACAGATCTAATATGAACATAATTAAAgagatgtaaaatttaaaaaaaataacgatAAATTTATAGGGGAGGGTTATGATTGATTACAAGAGAAGACAAGAGCGGCGGCGGCGCCGAGGAAGCCGAAGAACGGAGCCGTTTCATCGCCGCTGAATGCAGAAGCCATTGTGGATCTGGAAACGTTGTCGTATAGATCTGAGAACAGTCGAGACTCTCGGAATTGTTTTCCTTCAAGGCAGTTTGATCTCCCATCTTATATCTGGTTTTTATTGCGATATTGGAATAAAATGGTCAGGTTTTACTATATTAGTCCCTACACTATGTGTAAGTTATAGATTTGAactctaattttttaatttggttaattttagtcCTATACTTTTTGAGTTGGTAAAAATTTAGTCATCttgcttttcatttttttttaattttagtctttaccaaataataacaattaaattcatttGGTTAAATTATTTGTTATCAATCTTGTATTACAtgtaaagttgtagatttagcctacgttctccaatttgatcatttttagtaatttatttttcaaattttaaaattttagttttaacgtAATGACAATTGTTAAACcattaattatcttttttttatcaGTGATATGTAGAAATAATAAGCTGGCATGATATTATACATGTGCTAATATTATGTTTGTCTCGTACCatcttgggctgaatttttaaaattttaatagattaaaaataatcaaattaatataaaggACTAAATATATATCTTACACATAGCATATGgactaatattaaaatttaaccaaagaaaaaaattaaagtaaacttTAGCATTTAATGGGCTTAAAAGCCCAATCTAAGCCATTGAGCccgtttgtttattatttattttcccaGTCCATAGCCCATTTACAAGAGTAACTTTAAAAGCAACCGGATTAGACCGATTTGATCAAACTAGAAATTGATCGGGATAACAGTCTAAAATAAAGAATTTGACTGATTGATTTTTGAACAGTATAAATcgattcaacaatttatttaattaaattgaacaaATCGGTAGAGTCGATCAAATTAATAGTCTAATTAATTCCACGCACAAACAAAATTTTCCAATGTGATTGTGGTTGAAACCTTGACAGTAAGGATAAGTTCCTTTCTTAATAATTTCAATCGTTGAAAAATTGTTATAGTCGAATCTAACTACTTAAAAGGAAACTTTAGTTGATTAAATGTTTTAAGTGATTGTACGAAATACGTGTGGGTTTGGATGTACGGTGTGGTGTATTTAGTTTACTTTTTTGTCTCACGCAGCagtattataatgtttaatcttactgtcaccgctatttttacactaactgcaggTAAATACAACCGCCAATCCAAACCCACCAGTGTCAAACTCCATGAACAAGGTGGCAGATTGAGTAGCAAAGAAAACAATCAATGGCGAAGATTTTAAGACTTTCTTGTAATTTCTAAGTTACAAACAATAGCAAAACTAGAGGGGGGTTGACAGTGACCTTGGCCCCGAAAATGATACAATTATCTTAGAACtcttttaaaagtataaaaatacaaattaatacaagtgtaaaattttattttgcccACCCAAACTTCTATAATTTACTCTTTTACCGGAATGAATGAATGTGACCACgtttgaaaaaagaaaagcatGTATTTAGAGATTGCCCACGAAATACAAAGTGGTAAtgggattatatatatatattttggtcaTTAGCAATCTGGAAATTGAAAGAACAAAATATAAGAGAAATTGACTTAATTTAGCTGCCGACAAATATACCCAAAAGTTGCCATCGAGTGTCTAGCAACCCCCTTCTTTTTTTCAAAGGCCATATCTCTAAAAGATTTGTTGTTTTCTACCTCAGAAAGTGTCTCGGATCGGATTGAAAATCAATTAGGGTATCGGTTTAGAGACAATTATTAGATTGATTAATTTGAAAACCGGTACAGATTAGCTGAATTAGgctaaaaattaattgaattgagtAGTTAAATTgggtttttagttttttattttatgatttatttaattgaatcaaATAAATCGATCGAGCCGATTGAACTGATGAACTGATGGTCTGACCAATTTAATTATCGATCAAGTACTGCTAAGGagtttattatttaatgttttaaaaaattatataattaccaAAGTCTAgtttagttaaaaaaatattaaaagccataaattaatagttaaaagcacatgtttaatatttaatttaatctatgtattttaaatacgCCCCATATCATATTCGAGTTTAGGGGCAAAGATAAGAGACTGGCAGTTCTAAgaatggtaaaattactatttagattttaatgattttgtaaaattacatgataaaataaaagtaaaatcgcATTTTAGCTcccaaaatttataattcatattGGCTCTTAACGTAATTTTCTACCTTTGCTCTGTCCGAGTTAGCATTTAAGGCTTAAGTTGATTACTGAGTTTATAGAATAATTTGATTAatacaatatttataatttaatgacTCAATTAAAACATTCTGAAGTTTAAAGATTAACTTATAATATGAACCA contains the following coding sequences:
- the LOC107927991 gene encoding V-type proton ATPase subunit c2, coding for MASAFSGDETAPFFGFLGAAAALVFSCMGAAYGTAKSGVGVASMGVMRPELVMKSIVPVVMAGVLGIYGLIIAVIISTGINPKAKSYYLFDGYAHLSSGLACGLAGLSAGMAIGIVGDAGVRANAQQPKLFVGMILILIFAEALALYGLIVGIILSSRAGQSRAE